A part of Myxococcus landrumus genomic DNA contains:
- a CDS encoding AarF/UbiB family protein has translation MNDARAVVAGAMGGFMEQRLVDFDERPARVSVFGQIHTATLKRTGAPVWVAIRDPNAEQRLNDELQEMELFFGRLGRTNELRHVPWERLARELRASLRDGLDLRIQAHAMRELRKQVCRYPGASSPRVYQRLCGPEVLVAERVEGPTLEEVEARALDVGGPEAWFVEHGTDPEVLASRLWRSFMRQLVEARTLVPAQGMKDILLLGDNTFCYRFEPFVLPLEMGVPRAEAFHFLLHALLRRSYEGAFFPLLRLAEPLPPLEPYHLKKVVSREVRAWAQRAEVETLPSETRSFCALFETVQTTMRRHSIIFDSAVLRACQELRRLEGALFTLDAHFRVASELRRFFKRSVRRAARRLTAQAQTPQAPDWEAMGQASFAAIESARGSAEQASRASLPFASESTLVAYVFSHAAAFVSAVFVVTVVLLVMLVARMTLAVPLSTDSWVERAVAGGRLPGVPVFVMGLVSSALGAWGLRRLALRFAERDSHLPARRGL, from the coding sequence ATGAACGACGCGCGCGCGGTGGTCGCGGGCGCCATGGGTGGTTTCATGGAGCAGCGGCTCGTGGACTTCGACGAGCGGCCCGCGCGTGTCTCGGTCTTCGGGCAGATTCATACCGCCACCTTGAAGCGGACGGGTGCTCCCGTCTGGGTGGCCATCCGGGACCCGAACGCCGAGCAGCGATTGAATGACGAGCTCCAGGAGATGGAGCTCTTCTTCGGTCGGCTTGGCCGTACGAACGAGCTTCGCCACGTGCCCTGGGAGCGGTTGGCGCGGGAGCTGCGTGCGTCGTTGAGGGACGGGTTGGACCTGCGCATCCAGGCCCATGCGATGCGGGAGCTGCGCAAGCAGGTCTGTCGCTATCCGGGGGCCAGCTCACCGCGCGTCTACCAGCGGCTCTGTGGTCCGGAGGTGCTGGTGGCGGAGCGCGTGGAGGGACCCACGCTGGAGGAGGTGGAGGCCCGGGCGCTCGACGTGGGGGGACCCGAGGCCTGGTTCGTGGAGCACGGGACGGACCCGGAGGTGCTGGCGTCCCGACTCTGGCGCTCCTTCATGCGCCAGCTCGTGGAGGCGCGGACGCTGGTCCCCGCGCAGGGGATGAAGGACATCCTCCTCCTGGGCGACAATACGTTCTGCTACCGCTTCGAGCCGTTCGTGCTCCCGCTCGAGATGGGCGTGCCCCGGGCGGAGGCCTTTCACTTCCTGCTGCACGCGCTGCTGCGGCGCTCCTACGAAGGGGCCTTCTTTCCGCTGCTGCGGCTGGCCGAGCCCCTGCCTCCGCTGGAGCCCTACCACCTCAAGAAGGTCGTCTCCCGGGAGGTCCGCGCCTGGGCCCAGCGCGCGGAGGTGGAGACGCTGCCCAGCGAGACACGCTCCTTCTGCGCCCTCTTCGAGACGGTCCAGACGACGATGCGGCGGCACTCCATCATCTTCGACTCGGCGGTCCTTCGCGCCTGCCAGGAGCTGCGCCGCCTGGAAGGGGCCTTGTTCACCCTGGACGCCCACTTCCGCGTCGCGTCCGAGCTGCGGCGGTTCTTCAAGCGCAGCGTGCGGCGTGCCGCGCGGCGGCTCACGGCCCAGGCGCAGACACCTCAGGCTCCGGACTGGGAGGCGATGGGGCAGGCCTCCTTCGCCGCCATCGAGTCCGCCCGAGGCTCCGCGGAGCAGGCTTCGCGCGCCTCCTTGCCCTTCGCCTCTGAATCCACGCTCGTGGCGTATGTGTTCTCTCATGCCGCCGCGTTCGTGAGTGCTGTCTTCGTTGTGACCGTGGTGTTGCTTGTCATGCTGGTGGCACGGATGACACTCGCGGTTCCGCTCTCCACGGACTCTTGGGTGGAAAGAGCCGTTGCGGGTGGAAGGCTGCCGGGCGTGCCTGTGTTTGTGATGGGGCTGGTGAGTTCGGCATTGGGTGCTTGGGGACTGCGGCGACTGGCGCTGCGCTTCGCTGAAAGAGATAGCCACCTTCCCGCGCGGAGGGGGTTATAA
- a CDS encoding DUF6312 domain-containing protein, whose product MVKKLKLAKSVDTISYLHPEDGMITIAKNKRKRKRRKGSKQLAGASKMMRAMSAAQLAGAEAMADRSAKADKDEKDGAIRNLASNSQRAMEKAAKVFRRKFE is encoded by the coding sequence GTGGTCAAGAAATTGAAGCTCGCGAAGTCGGTCGACACCATCAGCTACCTGCATCCCGAAGATGGGATGATCACCATCGCGAAGAACAAGCGCAAACGGAAGCGCAGGAAGGGCTCCAAGCAGTTGGCGGGGGCGTCCAAGATGATGCGCGCGATGAGCGCCGCGCAGCTCGCGGGTGCGGAGGCAATGGCGGACCGCAGCGCGAAGGCCGACAAGGACGAGAAGGACGGCGCCATCCGGAACCTCGCGTCCAACAGCCAGCGCGCCATGGAGAAGGCAGCCAAGGTCTTCCGCCGCAAGTTCGAGTGA
- a CDS encoding DUF6200 domain-containing protein — MSTKTLATAVDASTARLAGEAHPVFLDLGKKSAKAVKKLRKGRGRLLDDVRETLQDLQTSGRVAANAQPVIVIVRAKPKKKKRSLGGFF; from the coding sequence ATGTCGACAAAGACGTTGGCCACGGCAGTGGATGCCTCCACCGCGCGGTTGGCGGGTGAGGCGCACCCGGTATTCCTCGACCTTGGCAAGAAGAGCGCCAAGGCTGTCAAGAAGCTGCGCAAGGGAAGGGGACGGCTTCTGGATGATGTCCGGGAGACGCTCCAGGACCTCCAGACGAGTGGGCGCGTCGCCGCGAACGCTCAGCCGGTGATTGTGATTGTCCGGGCCAAGCCCAAGAAGAAGAAGAGGTCCTTGGGCGGATTCTTCTAG
- a CDS encoding MptD family putative ECF transporter S component encodes MAYGLQHLKARDLITIGVFNALIIVVYIVMQTILQPMPGMGLFNGGVSAFIMAPLYLILVSRVQKRGVFFITAVLYSLLVMSVGMYSAVPPVLLAGVLADLIAGVQSFRNLSAIITGYIVFKTLEAVGNYSVVVINPERFAATMEPSLRARWLEGAAMFNAWMGAFVLVFTVTGALAGGVLASRILRKHFIKAGLVSAEPEKVELAAPPV; translated from the coding sequence ATGGCCTATGGTCTGCAGCACCTGAAAGCCCGCGATCTCATTACGATTGGCGTCTTCAACGCGCTCATCATCGTGGTCTACATCGTCATGCAGACCATCCTGCAGCCCATGCCCGGGATGGGACTGTTCAATGGTGGGGTGAGCGCCTTCATCATGGCGCCGCTCTATCTCATCCTCGTGTCTCGCGTTCAGAAGCGCGGGGTCTTCTTCATCACCGCGGTGCTCTATTCCTTGCTGGTGATGTCGGTGGGCATGTACTCGGCCGTCCCTCCCGTGCTGCTCGCCGGGGTGCTGGCGGACCTCATCGCCGGGGTGCAGTCGTTCCGCAACCTGTCGGCGATCATCACGGGCTACATCGTCTTCAAGACGTTGGAGGCGGTGGGCAACTACTCCGTCGTCGTCATCAACCCGGAGCGCTTCGCGGCCACCATGGAGCCCAGCCTTCGGGCCCGGTGGCTGGAGGGCGCGGCGATGTTCAATGCCTGGATGGGCGCCTTCGTGCTGGTCTTCACCGTGACGGGCGCGCTCGCGGGGGGTGTCCTCGCAAGCCGCATCCTGCGCAAACACTTCATCAAGGCGGGGCTGGTCTCCGCCGAGCCGGAGAAGGTCGAGCTGGCGGCCCCCCCGGTCTGA
- the fabD gene encoding ACP S-malonyltransferase — translation MRIHVFPGQGSQRLGMGAELFDHAPDELAAADAVLGWSVRELCLHDTNGNLHQTAWTQPALYVVNALSYLKKVRETGQRPEMVAGHSLGEYNALFAAGAFDFITGLRLVQRRAAVMARAREGGMAAVIGLSAARVREVLRDEGLSALDLANLNAPEQQVLSGPLESLAKAEGSFSRVGAKAFKRLPVSAAFHSRCMGEARQEFEAFIEDFVLSSPRIPVVSNVEAKPYPRGALKRLLVEQITSPVRWEESVQYLLKQPGADIEEVGPGRVLTALVAQIRRQVES, via the coding sequence ATGCGAATCCATGTGTTTCCGGGACAGGGCTCGCAACGCCTGGGAATGGGGGCAGAGCTGTTCGACCACGCACCGGATGAGCTCGCGGCGGCGGATGCCGTCCTGGGCTGGTCGGTTCGTGAGCTGTGCCTCCATGACACGAATGGAAATCTTCACCAGACGGCATGGACGCAGCCCGCGCTCTATGTCGTGAATGCCCTGTCATATCTCAAGAAGGTGCGTGAGACGGGACAGCGGCCGGAGATGGTCGCCGGGCACAGCCTGGGGGAGTACAACGCGCTCTTCGCCGCGGGGGCCTTCGACTTCATCACGGGCCTGCGGCTCGTCCAGCGCAGGGCGGCGGTGATGGCTCGGGCGCGGGAGGGGGGCATGGCCGCGGTCATCGGTCTGTCCGCCGCGCGCGTCAGGGAGGTATTGCGCGACGAGGGATTGAGCGCGCTGGACCTCGCGAACCTCAATGCCCCCGAGCAACAGGTGCTCTCGGGGCCTCTCGAATCACTCGCGAAGGCCGAAGGCAGCTTCAGCCGGGTGGGCGCGAAAGCTTTCAAGCGATTGCCCGTGAGCGCCGCGTTTCATTCGCGATGCATGGGTGAAGCCAGACAGGAATTCGAAGCCTTCATCGAGGACTTCGTGCTCTCGTCGCCTCGGATTCCCGTGGTGTCGAATGTCGAGGCGAAGCCCTATCCGCGGGGCGCGCTCAAGCGATTGCTCGTTGAGCAGATCACCTCCCCGGTGCGGTGGGAGGAGTCTGTTCAATATCTGTTGAAGCAACCTGGTGCGGACATCGAAGAGGTGGGACCGGGGCGTGTGCTGACGGCGCTTGTCGCGCAGATCCGTCGGCAGGTGGAGTCATGA